Proteins from one Telopea speciosissima isolate NSW1024214 ecotype Mountain lineage chromosome 1, Tspe_v1, whole genome shotgun sequence genomic window:
- the LOC122670604 gene encoding pyridoxal reductase, chloroplastic isoform X1: protein MAFYTTTPTACLSRCSASEGTLLPSPAFRALKLPRLRPLIWPWEKVKMGSLMVSPMGFGTWAWGNQLLWGYQKEMDGDLQAVFNLAVENGINLFDTADSYGTGRLNGQSEKLLGKFIREFPGREGVRDGIVIATKFAAYPWRLTPGQFVKACESSLERLEIEKIGIAQLHWSTANYAPLQELALWDGLVAMYEKVIWIYPVVVGLVRAVGVSNYGPKQLVKIHNYLKTRGVTLSSAQVQFSLLSMGEKQMQIKDICDSLGIRLISYSPLGLGMLTGKYTASNLPRGPRALLFGQILPGLEPLLHSLREIAERRSKTIPQVAINWCICKGTIPIPGVKTVKQVEENLGALGWRLSSDEICQLEYAAQESPRKMIQNIFQTN, encoded by the exons ATGGCTTTCTATACGACGACGCCCACAGCTTGCCTAAGCCGTTGCAGTGCTTCAGAAGGGACTCTTCTTCCCTCACCAGCTTTCAGAGCACTAAAACTTCCACGCTTAAGACCTCTAATCTGGCCATGGGAGAAG GTGAAGATGGGCTCGCTGATGGTTTCTCCGATGGGGTTCGGGACGTGGGCTTGGGGGAATCAGCTACTGTGGGGTTATCAGAAAGAAATGGACGGCGACCTTCAAGCCGTATTCAATCTTGCGGTCGAGAATGGGATCAATCTCTTCGATACAGCAGACTCGTATGGGACCGGGAGATTAAATGGACAAAGCGAAAAGCTTCTTGGCAAGTTCATCCGTGAATTTCCAG GACGAGAGGGTGTACGAGATGGCATTGTGATTGCTACAAAGTTTGCCGCTTATCCTTGGCGCTTGACGCCTGGGCAGTTCGTAAAAGCTTGCGA ATCTTCTTTGGAGCGGTtagaaattgagaaaattggAATAGCACAACTGCATTGGTCGACTGCAAACTATGCTCCTTTGCAGGAGTTGGCTCTTTGGGATGGTCTAGTTGCAATGTATGAGAAGGTTATTTGGATTTATCCTGTAGTGGT GGGCCTAGTGCGAGCTGTTGGTGTGAGCAATTATGGACCAAAACAGCTTGTAAAGATCCACAATTACCTCAAAACCCGAGGTGTGACCCTCTCCTCAGCTCAG GTGCAATTCTCTTTGCTGAGTATGGGGGAGAAGCAGATGCAAATCAAGGATATATGTGATTCTCTTGGTATCCGTTTGATTTCATATAGTCCTCTAGGTCTGGGAATGCTTACTGGCAAATACACAGCTTCCAATCTTCCACGTGGGCCACG GGCTTTGCTATTTGGCCAAATTCTACCAGGTTTGGAGCCTTTACTGCATTCACTAAGAGAAATTGCAGAAAGGAGGAGTAAAACTATACCACAg GTAGCAATAAACTGGTGCATCTGCAAGGGTACTATTCCAATACCTGGAGTGAAGACGGTGAAACAAGTGGAGGAAAATTTGGGCGCTCTTGGTTGGCGTCTCAGTTCAGATGAGATATGTCAGTTGGAATATGCAGCACAGGAGTCTCCACGGAAGATGATCCAAAATATATTTCAGACCAACTGA
- the LOC122670604 gene encoding pyridoxal reductase, chloroplastic isoform X2 has product MAFYTTTPTACLSRCSASEGTLLPSPAFRALKLPRLRPLIWPWEKVKMGSLMVSPMGFGTWAWGNQLLWGYQKEMDGDLQAVFNLAVENGINLFDTADSYGTGRLNGQSEKLLGKFIREFPGREGVRDGIVIATKFAAYPWRLTPGQFVKACESSLERLEIEKIGIAQLHWSTANYAPLQELALWDGLVAMYEKGLVRAVGVSNYGPKQLVKIHNYLKTRGVTLSSAQVQFSLLSMGEKQMQIKDICDSLGIRLISYSPLGLGMLTGKYTASNLPRGPRALLFGQILPGLEPLLHSLREIAERRSKTIPQVAINWCICKGTIPIPGVKTVKQVEENLGALGWRLSSDEICQLEYAAQESPRKMIQNIFQTN; this is encoded by the exons ATGGCTTTCTATACGACGACGCCCACAGCTTGCCTAAGCCGTTGCAGTGCTTCAGAAGGGACTCTTCTTCCCTCACCAGCTTTCAGAGCACTAAAACTTCCACGCTTAAGACCTCTAATCTGGCCATGGGAGAAG GTGAAGATGGGCTCGCTGATGGTTTCTCCGATGGGGTTCGGGACGTGGGCTTGGGGGAATCAGCTACTGTGGGGTTATCAGAAAGAAATGGACGGCGACCTTCAAGCCGTATTCAATCTTGCGGTCGAGAATGGGATCAATCTCTTCGATACAGCAGACTCGTATGGGACCGGGAGATTAAATGGACAAAGCGAAAAGCTTCTTGGCAAGTTCATCCGTGAATTTCCAG GACGAGAGGGTGTACGAGATGGCATTGTGATTGCTACAAAGTTTGCCGCTTATCCTTGGCGCTTGACGCCTGGGCAGTTCGTAAAAGCTTGCGA ATCTTCTTTGGAGCGGTtagaaattgagaaaattggAATAGCACAACTGCATTGGTCGACTGCAAACTATGCTCCTTTGCAGGAGTTGGCTCTTTGGGATGGTCTAGTTGCAATGTATGAGAAG GGCCTAGTGCGAGCTGTTGGTGTGAGCAATTATGGACCAAAACAGCTTGTAAAGATCCACAATTACCTCAAAACCCGAGGTGTGACCCTCTCCTCAGCTCAG GTGCAATTCTCTTTGCTGAGTATGGGGGAGAAGCAGATGCAAATCAAGGATATATGTGATTCTCTTGGTATCCGTTTGATTTCATATAGTCCTCTAGGTCTGGGAATGCTTACTGGCAAATACACAGCTTCCAATCTTCCACGTGGGCCACG GGCTTTGCTATTTGGCCAAATTCTACCAGGTTTGGAGCCTTTACTGCATTCACTAAGAGAAATTGCAGAAAGGAGGAGTAAAACTATACCACAg GTAGCAATAAACTGGTGCATCTGCAAGGGTACTATTCCAATACCTGGAGTGAAGACGGTGAAACAAGTGGAGGAAAATTTGGGCGCTCTTGGTTGGCGTCTCAGTTCAGATGAGATATGTCAGTTGGAATATGCAGCACAGGAGTCTCCACGGAAGATGATCCAAAATATATTTCAGACCAACTGA
- the LOC122670620 gene encoding uncharacterized membrane protein At1g16860-like: MNDLTEALRERHCYSCKPIPASVFCVLVPLFFLGLTVSIFILVVVHNGFFFAFLLVLSSLVLAFLAWNTLNWRKNSAILLFLDSFPDSDLRTARHGQLVKLTGFASCGSIPLESSYEKVPRCIYTSTLLYEYRGFHLKAASANHKCLQWTLAYSERFSTDFYITDIKSGMSALVKAGYGSKVTPLIVENTLVNTTDGHNILSSYLKKWLAERNLSTEARLLHLKEGYIKEGSYVTVMGVLHRDNNIVMILQPHQIISTGCHWRKLLLPVDFDGLILRVLRTTSCLTN, encoded by the exons ATGAACGACCTCACTGAGGCTCTCAGAGAACGGCATTGTTATAGCTGCAAGCCTATTCCAGCTTCTGTTTTTTGCGTTCTCGTCCCTCTATTCTTTCTAGGTCTTACTGTCTCAATCTTCATCTTAGTTGTCGTTCACAACGGATTCTTCTTCGCATTTCTCCTCGTGCTTTCATCTCTGGTTCTTGCTTTCCTGGCTTGGAACACGCTCAACTGGAGGAAGAACAGCGCCATACTTCTCTTCCTCGACTCTTTCCCCGATTCGGACCTTCGTACTGCTAGGCACGGCCAGCTCGTTAAGCTCACTGGG tttgCTTCGTGTGGAAGTATCCCTCTGGAATCATCATATGAAAAGGTTCCTAGATGTATTTATACATCCACCCTTTTGTATGAATATAGAGGATTCCATTTGAAGGCAGCTAGTGCAAACCACAAATGCTTGCAGTGGACTTTAGCTTATTCAGAG AGGTTCTCAACCGATTTTTACATCACTGATATAAAGTCTGGAATGAGTGCACTGGTAAAAGCTGGTTATGGTTCTAAGGTCACTCCCTTGATTGTTGAGAACACACTCGTTAATACTACAGATGGGCACAATATTTTGTCCTCCTACCTCAAAAAATGGTTAGCAGAGAGGAATCTCTCAACTGAAGCTCGTCTGCTACATCTAAAGGAAGG GTACATAAAGGAAGGAAGCTATGTGACTGTCATGGGAGTGTTGCATAGAGACAACAATATTGTCATGATTCTTCAGCCACATCAAATTATATCTACAGGCTGTCATTGGAGAAAGCTTCTCCTCCCAGTCGACTTTGATGGGTTGATCCTGAGAGTTCTTCGAACAACTAGCTGTTTGACTAACTGA